From a single Porites lutea chromosome 10, jaPorLute2.1, whole genome shotgun sequence genomic region:
- the LOC140950815 gene encoding uncharacterized protein, which translates to MRKLDSIEQKMENFSSKLGEMENSVRALRRELNSSKVAQAELDKTVKDLKESVDFGHGRIDQVELKAFKHDSALKEAKEALKKEYLYLEAYSRRENLKFAGIRESEGESQEDTRRILVEFLSNQLGFHHSEEIEFQRIHRIGKKGDRPRMMIARFLRYADRERVMKNAFKLKETDFKIFEDLPKELFSLRKKYLPAFYEAKKAGKKAVFSKSEPDKLFIDGKLIV; encoded by the coding sequence ATGAGAAAGCTGGATAGCATTgaacaaaagatggaaaatttCTCTTCGAAGCTTGGTGAAATGGAGAACTCTGTAAGGGCGCTGAGGAGGGAACTAAACTCTTCGAAGGTTGCTCAGGCAGAGTTGGATAAAACAGTTAAAGATTTGAAAGAGAGCGTTGACTTCGGTCATGGTAGAATCGACCAAGTTGAGTTAAAAGCTTTCAAGCATGATTCTGCATTGAAGGAGGCAAAGGAGGCTCTTAAAAAGGAATATCTTTATTTGGAGGCTTACAGCAGGCGTGAAAATCTCAAGTTTGCTGGTATCCGCGAGTCCGAAGGCGAAAGTCAGGAAGATACAAGACGTATCCTAGTGGAGTTCTTATCAAACCAGCTCGGTTTTCACCATTCCGAAGAAATTGAATTCCAACGCATACATCGTATTGGAAAGAAGGGAGACCGCCCTCGTATGATGATTGCGCGTTTTCTAAGATATGCCGACCGAGAGAGGGTTATGAAGAACGCCTTTAAATTAAAGGAGAcggatttcaaaatttttgaggACCTACCCAAAGAACTGTTCAGTTTAAGAAAGAAGTATCTGCCTGCCTTTTATGAAGCCAAGAAAGCAGGGAAGAAAGCGGTTTTTAGCAAATCCGAACCGGATAAACTGTTTATCGATGGTAAGCTTATTGTTTAA